The Streptomyces tubercidicus DNA segment CCGGCCAACTCGCCCACGGGGAAGGTCTGGTCGCCGCTCTTCCACTTCGCCGAGGACGCGCCGGTCCAGAACCACCGGAAGGTGACCGCGTGCCCGTCGAAGGACGCCTTGCCGTCATACGCCTTGAAGTGCAGCGGGGGCTCCGGCGCGGCCACCAGATGGCGGTCGGCGGGCTCCTTCGCATCCGGGCCGAGCGCCGTGCGCAGCTCATCGGCGTAGTACTCGGCGAGCGTTTCGCGGTCGGCCGGCAGTACCAGCCGATAGGGATCGGCGTCCTCCTTGAGCTGCCCGTTCGCCGCTTCCATCAGGGGATCGGCGCCGTGCCGGGGCAGGGCGTGCAGCACCACCGTGCCACGTCTGCCCTCGGTCACCTCGACGGAGCTCAGCGCCTCGTACGGAATGCGTCGCTCACCGAGCGCCTGGAACAGCTTCGGCTTGCGGATCCCCCGTTCGAAGCGGATGAGTACGGAGTCCGTGTCGAACTCCCAGACGGCGTGAAAACCGGCCAG contains these protein-coding regions:
- a CDS encoding DUF4429 domain-containing protein, which produces MGDVLAGFHAVWEFDTDSVLIRFERGIRKPKLFQALGERRIPYEALSSVEVTEGRRGTVVLHALPRHGADPLMEAANGQLKEDADPYRLVLPADRETLAEYYADELRTALGPDAKEPADRHLVAAPEPPLHFKAYDGKASFDGHAVTFRWFWTGASSAKWKSGDQTFPVGELAGVEWRSPEILNGYLRLLERGAREPGTGEADQDPAAVVFGLGYGPVHESLPFAASVLQAVRASEPVQETPEGAPVRHRTGEPRRDPADIADRIRHLGDLHGAGLLTDDEFSAKKAELLAEL